CATCGTCGAGAATTTGCACGTTATAGGTGATTGTAGCGGTTGGACCAGGTCCATCCAGTACGCTACCGCCATGGGTTACATGAGAGCTATTCAAAGTTGAGTTACTCGCTTTTCTTCACTGTGAAAGTACCGGTCACGTTTGAACCAGGAATACTGTAATTGCCGGAGATCGTATTGCCTTGGATAGTTCCGTTGAAAACCACTGTGTAGGTCGTTGAATAATAATAAGACTCGATCTTCGCTGTGATTTTAACGCTGTTACCAGAAACGGTGCCTGTGAATTCACCTTCGTCCGATTCGTCGACATGAACGTCACCCTTTATATTGTTTCCAGATTGCTCGATGTAGAATTCCAATTTACCTTGCTGTCCTGTTATAGAATTTCTATAATTTCCAACGAAATAGCCACTGATGTTAACACTCCTCTGTGGTTGTGGTGTGGGGGCTGGTGCTGGTGAAGGGTTCGTCGGCGTCGAGCCTGAAGGTCTTTGCTGAACCTGCTGGGTCGGTTGGGTTTGTTGAGTGCGCTGTGGCAGAGAATAGCCCCAGTCTTTCAAAATTGTTGAAGGAAGTGATGGAAGTTCAGGAGACAAAACCCCAACTCTTTGAAGTTCAATGGGGTCTACGACAAAGAACTTTCCAAATTCAAGTTTTGAAAGGTTTCGAGCGCCTGCCTCCACCGCTTCATTGAAAGGTAAGCTCTTTCCAACAACCGGTCCCCCAATCCCAGTAGATTCTATCGGTAATATATCTCCCGAAGGTAGTTCAACTACGGGAAAGGCATGCCCAGGCACAACGACTATGTAGGTCTTCAAATCGACAGCTCTACAGACGGCAGCGAAAAGTATCGCAAGATCAATACAAGTTCCCGCTTTGTCTTTCAACACATCCCTCGGAAACTTTATGTCTTGCCCAGACGATGCGTATTCCACCAAGAAACCGGAGGGTGTTTGATAAGAAACCTTGTTGTGTATGAGAAGTTCGTACAGTGCTCTACAGAAAGTTTCTGCATCTGAATCTCTAGAAGCTGCTGCTACTCCTCCTGCGTGCTGACTGACCATACCAGCGAAAGCTTTCACTGGTTCGTCCAGGTGTGTCACAAAAGCCGCAATCAGTGGGACATTGGAGAAGTTGTCAGCCCAAGCCCCAGTTCTTTCCTCCTCGGGCACGTTTGAAAATTCGAACTGATTCACTCCAAGTATCTGGATTCTCTTGGTGATAGTATCAGAATAACTTTTACCTGATCTATCTTTGTAGGTGTACTTCACTTGCAAATCGATTGGTGTTTGCGATCTGAGCTGTGTGACGTTTGAAGAAATTATTGGATAGTACAAATCCACCACCGAACCGCTCGGTGGGACCACATCGTACACGTTCTCCGGTGACCAAGAAGTGTAGTCACCCAGCTTGTAAGATATCCTCAAGTCCACCACATCACCCTTGCCTTTGTTCGTGAAGATCGTTTTGGCTACCCAGTAGGCTCCGTTCGCCACGTCTGACATACCGTAAACTTTATAAAGTGCCGACATAATCCTAGGTTTCACTTTCACGTTGACTTCCGCACTAACGTTGCCGGAAAAGTTCTTTCTCTTTTGAACAAAAGAGAATATTCCAGTGGAAGAGTCATACTTGAAATCTGAACTATCTTTCGGAAGTTTTAACGTGAAAATAGTGAAGATTACTTCCTCAGAAGAGGCAGACTGAACGAGCACGAAAATAGCTTGAGTTTTACTATCGGTGTAGATCATTTCTGCATTCCGTCCAAGGAAGAACTCGCAACGTTGTCTTCTGTTGGCAACAGCACCGATCAATTTGGCACGGGCGGTTATAGAATTTTTTGCATCGTCGTAGCTGACAGTTGTGTCCCTCATTTCGAAAATGCTACTGAAAGTAGTCATGTTTCGGAGCAAAACATAAGGGTTGGGGTAAGCTGATTTCACCTGTATATAAAGAGCGCTCGTTGGGAACATCCATTTGAGATTCATGTCCATATCACCTTTTTCGTCGATTGTTCCCTCAGCGTAAATTTTAATCGTGTTGATCTTGGTCATCTGTATGGAGAAAACAGTTGTTAGCATCAATGCCAGTAAAATTACAAAAACAAACCTTTTCACAATCACACCTCCCGTAAGCAAATTGTTTGTGTTGTTTTAACTATTATATCATCT
This region of Pseudothermotoga sp. genomic DNA includes:
- a CDS encoding transglutaminase-like domain-containing protein; its protein translation is MKRFVFVILLALMLTTVFSIQMTKINTIKIYAEGTIDEKGDMDMNLKWMFPTSALYIQVKSAYPNPYVLLRNMTTFSSIFEMRDTTVSYDDAKNSITARAKLIGAVANRRQRCEFFLGRNAEMIYTDSKTQAIFVLVQSASSEEVIFTIFTLKLPKDSSDFKYDSSTGIFSFVQKRKNFSGNVSAEVNVKVKPRIMSALYKVYGMSDVANGAYWVAKTIFTNKGKGDVVDLRISYKLGDYTSWSPENVYDVVPPSGSVVDLYYPIISSNVTQLRSQTPIDLQVKYTYKDRSGKSYSDTITKRIQILGVNQFEFSNVPEEERTGAWADNFSNVPLIAAFVTHLDEPVKAFAGMVSQHAGGVAAASRDSDAETFCRALYELLIHNKVSYQTPSGFLVEYASSGQDIKFPRDVLKDKAGTCIDLAILFAAVCRAVDLKTYIVVVPGHAFPVVELPSGDILPIESTGIGGPVVGKSLPFNEAVEAGARNLSKLEFGKFFVVDPIELQRVGVLSPELPSLPSTILKDWGYSLPQRTQQTQPTQQVQQRPSGSTPTNPSPAPAPTPQPQRSVNISGYFVGNYRNSITGQQGKLEFYIEQSGNNIKGDVHVDESDEGEFTGTVSGNSVKITAKIESYYYSTTYTVVFNGTIQGNTISGNYSIPGSNVTGTFTVKKSE